Proteins from a genomic interval of Colletotrichum higginsianum IMI 349063 chromosome 6, whole genome shotgun sequence:
- a CDS encoding Ribosomal protein L7Ae/L30e/S12e/Gadd45: MAAEKPDRKEKKDKKRSVSDGAIKKDKKDKKDKKDKKEKLERALDEHLQADVAATAVASGEIASKSTADGLPVVGALVPFAVPLADDKAMKKVMKSIRKAAKNNTLKRGVKEVVKTLRKSPAAGPGNTAFPGVVIIAGDISPMDVISHLPVLCEDHNVPYIFVPSRAELGAAAKTKRPTSVVMVSEKRSAADAKKAEKKSDAKDDEEDDGEDYSEVYAALVKLVQKETAKQSFWA, encoded by the exons atggccgccgagaagcccgatagaaaggagaagaaggacaagaagcgATCCGTGTCCGACGGCGCCatcaagaaggacaagaaggacaagaaggataagaaggacaagaaggagaagctcgagcGCGCCCTCGATGAGCACCTCCAGGCCGATGttgccgccaccgccgtcgctAGCGGCGAGATCGCGTCCAAGtccaccgccgacggccttcccgtcgtcggcgctctCGTGCCCTTCGCCGTGCCATTGGCTGATGACAAGGCCATGAAGAAGGTCATGAAGTCCATCCGCAAGG CCGCCAAGAACAACACCCTCAAGCGCGGCGTCAAGGAGGTCGTCAAGACCCTCCGCAAgtcccccgccgccggccccggTAACACCGCCTTCCCTGGCGTTGTTATCATTGCCGGCGACATCTCCCCCATGGACGTCATCTCCCACCTGCCCGTCCTCTGTGAGGACCACAACGTTCCCTACATCTTCGTCCCCTCGCgcgccgagctcggcgccgccgccaagacgAAGCGCCCGACCTCGGTCGTCATGGTCTCGGAGAAgcgctccgccgccgacgccaagaaggccgagaagaagtctgacgccaaggacgacgaggaggacgacggcgaggactACTCTGAGGTCTACGCCGCGCTCGTTAAGCTCGTGCAGAAGGAGACCGCCAAGCAGTCCTTCTGGGCCTAG
- a CDS encoding Cytochrome b-c1 complex subunit 8, whose translation MGQQADGFAGGEKQRGIITFGITPNRQNPFAGAAHDAVFNTWRRTSAQILYVVPPLLAGWYIMDWAIHRNHYLNSKQGRAEFADEE comes from the exons ATGGGACAGCAAGCTGACGGATTTGCAGGCGGCGAGAAGCAGAGAGGCATCATCACCTTCGGCATTACCCCCAACCGTCAGAACCCCTTTGCCGGCGCTGcccacgacgccgtcttcaacACCTGGCGCCGCACCAGCGCCCAGATCCTCTACGTCGTCCCTCCTCTGCTTGCCGGCTGGTACATCATGGACTGGGCCATCCACCG CAACCACTACCTGAACTCCAAGCAGGGCcgcgccgagttcgccgaTGAGGAGTAA